GTGCCGTCAGGGTGCGCACCCGTGCGGAGCTGCGGACGGCTCGCCGGCGTCGAGCGCACTCGTGCTGGGGGCACCTCATCGCGGCGCCGTTGTGGCCGATGCACGGCTCCAACCTGGGCACGCTGCTGCGGACCTGTGACGCCGTGGGGGCGTGTCTCGCCGTGCCCAGGCTGCCGTGGGTGCCGGAGGCGCTGGCCCGTGGCAACACGCTGCGGCACCGGACCTGTGTGCACTTCACCGGTGACCCGGTCCGGTGGCTGGCCCGGCAACGCCAGGACGGGCTGCGGGTGCTGGGGGTCGAGCTCGCCGACGAGGCCGTTCGCCTGGCCGATCTCCCCGCGGCCCGTGGTGCGACGGTCGCGGTGCTCGGTCACGAACGGCACGGTATCCCGGCCGAGGCGGTCGGACTGCTCGACCAGGCCGTGGAGATCCCGATGGTCGGCCACGGGACGACGCTCAACGTCGCGGTGGCCGGATCGCTTGTGCTGTACAAGCTCGCCGGGCTGTTGTGACCGAAGTGGACGCGCGGGCTGCGGTGTGTGCGCCTTTCGACGCCGGCTCCCGGTCCGCCCACCACGGTGGTCTGTGGTGGGCGGACCGGCGGGTGGTCAGGTCGCGGAGCAGGTGAGGGTGGGGGTGCCGGCGGTTCCCGTGGCGACGAAGCCGAAGGTCGTGCCGGCTCCCGCGCCCAGCGAACCGTTGTAGTCGACGTTGCGGGCGGTGACGGTGGAGCCGCTGGTGGTCAGGGTCGCGCTCCACGAGTTGTTGATGCGCTCACCGTTGGCGAACGTCCAGTTCACCGTCCAGCCGCTGATCGGCGCGGTGCCCGCGGTGACGCGCACCTCGCCCTGGAAGCCGCCGTTCCACTGGGAGGCGACGCGGAACGTGGCCGAGCAGCCCGCCGGCGGTTTGGTCGTCGTGGTGGTGCTCGTCGTCGTCGTGCTCGTGGTGGTGCTCGTGGTGGTGGTGCTGGTCGTGGTGGTCGTGGTCGGCGTTGTGGTGGTCGTGGTGCCGCCTTCGGTGAAGGTCACGTCGCTGCACGCGTAGTAGCTCTGGTCGAGGTGGCTGGCCTGCCACACCGTGAACAGGACGTGGTGGCCGCTGCGACCGGGGGCGTTGATCTCGACGGGCGTCCGGGTGCCGGTGGGGATCTTGCCGGTCTGGCCGACCAGCTCCAGGTCGCTCCACTTCAGCGGCTGGGTCTTGGGGTCGAAGCCCTGCTTGGTGGCGTAGACGCGGATGTAGTCGGCGCCGTGCGAGGACGTGTCGTTCAGGTTGAGCGTGAACCGGCTGGGCTTGGGCGGAGCGATCCACGGGCCGGGCTTGTCCATCGCGGCGTAGCGACCGTTGAAGGTCAGGCCGCCGCTGCACAGCTGCCCGTCGGGAACGGCCGCCTGGTGGTTGCCGGCGACGCCCTCGCGGAGCAGGCCGTTCCAGTTGTACATGGCGGAGGGATCGGCCTGCCACGCCTGGTAGCACATGGGGTCTTCGGCGGCCATCTGCTGCGACGGGCCGTTGGGCCACCTGAAGTAGCAGCCGTAGTGCCGCGACGGCGGGTCGCTGACCGCGCCGTGCGCCGAGGCGTTGCCCGCGCCGAACGCGACCACCAGCAGGGTCGTCAGCAGCGACAGGCAGGCGCCGAAGACCGCTGACATCCGCCAGGCCCTGGCGCGGGATGACGCGGGCGGCCGGGTGGCTCCCGGTCGGTGGGCGGGGTTCTCCGTGGAGCGGGGCATGTGTACCGCCAAATCCTCGTTGATCGACGACAGGGTGCCGGTCGGGCGCTCAGGTCCCCTGGGAGCGCTCCCAGACCGCTGTCAGTGTCCGTTCACATCACCCCTTCGGCATCCGCCGATCGGGTTACCGTTGCGCGATCCGGCCGGGTGTCCGAAGAGACGGCGGTGGATCGGACGCTCTGATTGCCACCCTTCGGCGTCTTGCGGTAGCCGCTCCGAACCGGCTGCACCGTGGGCGTCATCGCGCGCGGCTCCCCGACGACCGCGGGACGCGTGGTGATCCATCCGCCGGGTGTGCGCGTGCTAATTTCCAGGCCTGGTAGCCGGGAGTGGACGCGCCGGCGGTCCGCGAGCGATCACGTGGAGGTGCTCGGATGAGCGCGTCGGACTCGTCGGCCATGTTGCCCCTCGAACGGCAGGCCAAGGTCGTCGAGCTGCTCCGCGCCCGGGGCACCATGCGGGTGCACGACCTCGCCGACCAGCTGCAGGTGTCCCCGATCACCGTCCGCCGGGACCTCGTCCTGCTCGCCGAGCAGGGCCTGATCAGGAAGGTCCGGGGCGGGGCCACCCTCATCGACGTAGGGGCGTCCGCGCGGGGCCCTGCGGTGCCGCGGCACCCGGCGGAGCTGACCCTGGGCATGGTGGTCCCGTCGCTGGACTACTACTGGCCGGACGTGATCAAGGGCGCGCGCGGGGCCGCGACCGCCGAGAACGCCCGCCTCGTGCTGCGCGGCGCCACCTACCAGGCGGACGAGGAACTGCGCCAGCTCGACCGGCTGATCGAGTCGGCCGACGTGGACGGCGTCCTGGTGGCGCCGACGACCACCGGCGAGCGGGGCGAGGACCTCGTGCGCCGGCTGGGCGAGCTGGACCTGCCCGTCGTGCTCGTCGAGCGGCTGCCGCACGACGAGCACCGCGACAAGCTCGAATCCGTGGTCAGCGACCACTCCCGCGGCGCCGGGCTGGCCGTGCGCCACCTCGCCGACCTGGGGCACCGCCGCATCGGGGTGAGCACGACCGTCAACAGTCCCACCTCGGTGCACGTCCGGCACGGCTGGCGGGAGGAGTGCGCACGCCTGGGGCTGCCGGTCGAGGGCGTCCCGGACTTCCACACCGTCGACCAGCGCGACCCGACGTGGCCGGGCGTGGTGGACGACCTGCTCGACGCGTGCCTGGACTCCGGGACGACGGCGCTGGTCGTCCACTCCGACCCGGAGGCGATCTCGCTGGTGCAGCGGTGCCGGGAACGGGGGATCGACGTGCCGGGCGGGTTGTCGGTCGTGACCTACGACGACGAGGTCGCCGAGCTGTGCGACCCGCCGCTGACCGCGGTCAGGCCGCCCAAGTCGGCCGTGGGCCGGGCCGCCGCCGCCCTGCTGATCGCGGCCCTGCGCGACCCCGACCCGCACCGGCCCGCGCACCGCGTGGTGATCGAGCCCCGGTTGATCGTGCGCTCGTCGTCTTCCGCGCCCGGCGAAGGCGAACCGGCACGGTCGTAGTCGGCGCGGCTGCGGACCGTCTCGATCGTTTGGATCGGACCTGTTCGGATATGATCTGATTGTGATCGACCACGACCGGAGGACCGGCTCGTGCCGTCGTGACGGTGCGGTGGAGGTGCCGGGATGATCGAGGACGGGGTGTCGTCGGGCGTGCAGGCGCTGCTGCCGACCGAACGGCAGGCGCGGGTGGTCGAACTCGTCCGGGAGCACGGCACCGTCCGGATCAACGACCTCGCCGACGACCTGGCCGTCTCCACGATCACCGTCCGCCGCGACATCGCCCAACTCGCGGCCAAGGGGCTGGTCAAGCGCGTGTACGGCGGCGCGACGGCGGTCGACCACCCGCCGGTCGGCGAGCGCGAGCCGGTCGTCGTGCCGGCCACCGCGGACGTGCGGCGCGGGTTCACGGTCGGGATGGTCGTCCCCTCGCTGAACTACTACTGGCCCGGCGTCATCCGCGGCGTGCGCGAGGCGGCGGACGAGGCCGGTGTGCGCATCGTGCTGCGGGGCGCCACCTACGAGGCCGTGGACGAGCGCAAGCAGCTGGCCACGCTGATCGACTCGGTCGGGGTCGACGGTCTCCTCGTCGCGCCGACGACGACCGGTACCGGGGGCGAGGAGCTGGTGCGGTGGCTGCGGTCCACCAACCTGCCCGTGGTCCTGGTCGAGCGCGCCGCGACCGACCCGTACCGGGGCGCCATGGAATCGGTCGTGAGCGATCACGCGCTCGGCGCCGGCCTCGCGGTCCGCCACCTGGCCGAGCGGGGACACCGCCGCATCGGCATCAGGGCGAACGCGGACAGCCCGACGAGCCGGCACGTGCACCGGGGGTGGCTGGCGGCGTGCACCGACCTGGGGTTGCCGGTCGAGGGCACCCCCGACGTGCGGGCGGCCGACCGCCGCGACCCGGGCTGGGCGGCGACCCTGGACGGCCTGCTCGACGACTGCCTGAGGACCGGGACGACCGCGCTGCTGGTGCACTCCGACCCCGAGGCCATCTCGCTGGTGGAGCGGTGCCGGGAACGGGGCATCAAGGTGCCCGGCGACCTCGCGGTCGTGAGCTACGACGACGAGGTCGCGGAACTGTGCGACCCACCCCTCACCGCCGTGCGCCCACCGAAGGCCGCCGTGGGCATCGCCGCCCTGAACCTGCTGGTGAGCAGGCTCCGGCATCCCGACGCCGACCGTCCCGTGCACAGGATCGTCGTCGAGCCGCAGCTGATCGTGCGCTCCTCCAGTTGACGCGCTCGACGGCGGAACGCGGGCCGACTAGGCGGTGGCGGGCAGCACGGGGCGCAGGGTGGCGCGGTTGCCGGCCCAGATGACGTAGAGCGTCGGGCCGGTGAGCAGGGCGACCGCCAGGACCGGCGCAGCGCTGATCGCCGTGCCCAGCACCCACAGCGCGGCCAGCGACAGCACGGTGAGGTGCGGGGCGCGGACGGCCAGGGTCAGGCAGGCCGGGAGCAGTCGGCGCACGGGCAGGTCGGGGCGCTCGACCACGGCGGTGAGCGCCACCAGGGCCGTCGCCACCGCCAGCGCGGCGAGCACCGCCAGCACGGGGATGACCACGGCACCGACCGAGGTGCCCCAGGCGGCGCGGATGTCGACCGCCACGACGAGCACGACACCGGTCGCCGCGCCGGACACCACCAGCGACCTGCGGGCGTGCCGCCGCCACGCCCGCACGTACCCGCGCACGACGGGTGCGCGGTCGTCGGCGAAGATCGCGTGGGCGGCGGCGACGGCCGGGCCGACCAGCGGGGCGGTGACCACCACGAGCGGCCAACCGGGCAGGAGCAGGGCGGCCAGGAGCGGCGCGGTCGCGCAGGCCACCAGCGTGCCGGTGGCCAGCAACGTGTACGCGGTGGCGAACACCCGGTTGTAGGTCTCGTGCTTCACCGCGCTCACCCCTTCATGCCGCTGGTGGCGATGCCCTGCACGAAATACCGCTGCCCCAACAGGAACACCACGGCGACCGGCGCCACGGACAGCACCGACCCGGTCATGATCAGCGCGTGCTCGGCGTTGTACTCGCTGACGAACGACTTCAGCCCCAGCTGGATGGTCCACAGGTCGGGGTCGCGCAGGTAGATCAGCGGCCCCAGGTAGTCGTTCCAGGTGGTGACGAAGGTCAGCAGCGTCAGGCTGGCCAGGGCGGGCACCGACAGCGGCAGGATGATCCGGAAGTAGATGCCGTACTCGCTCAGGCCGTCCACGCGCGCGGCCTCGCACAGCTCGTCGGGGATGGTGGCGTAGTACTGGCGCATCAGGAACACCCCGAAGGCGCTGAACGCCTGCAACGCGACGATCGACCACGGCGTGTTCGTCAGGCCGATCTCCGACATCATGATGAACTGCGGGATCATGTACGCCTGCCACGGCACCGCGATCGTGCCGATGTAGACCAGGAACAGCAGGTTGCGGCCCGGGAAGCGGGTCTTGGCGAACCCGTAGGCGGCGAAGCTGCCGGTGAACAGCTGCAGGACGGTCACCACGGCCGAGAGGAAGATGGTGTTCTTCAACCACACCAGCATGTCCGAAACACGCCAGATCTCGGCGTAGTTCCTCCACTGCGGCACGTCCGGCAGCCACGAGACCGGCACGGCGAAGATGGAGCTGTTGGTCTTCAAGGACGACGAGAGCATCCAGAAGAACGGCAGCAGCAACGCGGCTGCCGCCACCACCAGCACGGTGTAACCCACCACCTTGCCGGCCACCGGGAGACGCTTGGCCCGACGCGGCCCGGTGGCCGCGGGCGGCGGTTCGACGCTCGTCGGCGGGACCGGGGCGAGCGTGGTGTGCGACGCGGTCATCAGCCGTTCCTCCTGCGGTTGACGGCGAACTGCACCGCCGTGACCACCATGCACAACGCGAACAGCACGACCGAGATGGCGGAGGCGTAGCCGAACCGGTTCTCCACCAGGCCCTTCTGGTAGATGTACTGCGAGAGCACCAGCGTGGACTGGCCGGGGCCGCCGTCGGTCATCACCAGGATCAGGTCGAAGACCTTGAAGCTGCCGATGGTCAGCATGACCGTGACGAAGAACGTCGTGGGGCGCAGGCACGGCAGGGTCACGTTGCGGAAGCGCTGCCAGGCGTTCGCGCCGTCGATGCGGGCGGCCTCGTGCAGCTCGGGCGGCACGGTCTGCAACCCGGCCAGGAACAACAGCATGTAGTAGCCCATCTCGCGCCAGACCCCGACGATGATCACGGCGGGCATCGACCAGGACGACGAGGCGGTCCACCCGGGCGGGTCGGCCACGCCGAAGAAGCCCAGGACCTGGTTGATCGGACCGAAGTCCTTGCTGAACAACAGGTTCCACGCGATCGCGATGGCCACGATCGAGGTGACGTAGGGGAAGAACGCGGCGGTGCGGAAGAACGCGACACCGCGCAGCTTGCGGTCCAGCAGGAGGGCCAGGCCCAGCGACAGCGCGAACGTGAGCGGGATGTGCAGCGCCGAGTAGTACAGGGTGTTGAGCAGGGCCCGGTGGAAGCTCGTGTCCTTCAGCAGGCGGGTGAAGTTGTCCAGCCCGACCCACTTGGCCTTGCCGAAGACGTTCCAGTTGGTGAAGGAGATGGCGAAGAGCGCGACGACCGGGCCCAGCGTGAGCAGGCCGAAGCCGAGGAAGTTGGGCAGGACGAACGACACGCCATGCAACGACCGGCGCGCCCTGTGCCACCGCCTCGCGCGGTCCGCCCCTCCGGCGCGCGGACCGCCGACCGTCGTGGTGCTCATCGACATCGACTCCTGCATCGGTGGACGACGGGAGATCACTTGGACTGGAGGACTTCGCTGCGCACGCGCTTGCCCGCCTCGTCCAGCGCCGCCTCGACCGGCGAGCTGCCCGACATGATCGCCGAGTGCGTCTCCCTCAGGACGTTCTGCACGGCCGCCGTGTGCGGGGAGACCGGGTTCTCCGCCTTGGTGTCGTGGTTGGTGAACGCGAAGCGGGACAGCTCGTCGGTCGGCACGCCCGCCACCCCGAAGTACGCCCCGGTCACCGTGTCGGTCAGGGTCGCGGGGGTGACGCCGATGGAGGCCAGGGCCGCCGCGCCGCCCTCACCGGCGGCGAAGGCGAGGAACTTCTTGGCCGCCGCGATCTTGGCCTCGTCGATGGCGGCGTTGATGCCCAGCCCGGTCGGGTCGCCGAAGGTGACCGGCTTGTCCTTCGTGCTCGCGTCGCGCTGCGGCGCCGGCGCGAACCCCCACTGGAACGCTTGTGCGGCACCGGACTTCTGCTGCGCGACGAGCGTGGCCACGTACCAGCTGCCCATCACCATCATCGCGGCCTGCTGGGTGCCGAACTGCGCCTGGTACTGCAACGTGTTCGTGGAGGCCGTGCCGTAGTCGACCTGTGCGCCGGACTGCTGGAGTTGCAGGGCGCGCTTGTAGTAGGGCGCGAGGTAGCCGTAGTCACCGCTGATCAGGTCGGCGCCTTGCGTCTGCGCCAGCGCCAGCCCCTGCACGGTGGACTGCCAGACGTGCTGGTAGGCGGCCTTGGCCGGGGAACCGCTGTCCTTGAGCCCCTTGGCGAGGCCTTCCGCGGCCTTCTCGTAGTCGGCCCACGTCCACGTGGCCGCCGGCGGCTGCACGCCCGCCTTCGCGAAGAGGTCCTTGTTGTAGTAGAGGTACCAGGAGTCCTGGCGGTAGGGGACCGCATACGTGACGCCCTCGGCCTTGTAGTTGGCCAGGCCGTTGGCCGAGCTGCCCAGCGACGAGGCGACGTCGGACACGTCGAGGAGCTGGTCGCCGCTCTGGTAGGTGACGAAGTTCTTGAGGTTCTTCAGCACGTAGACGTCCGGCGCGCTGCCGGCGGCGAGGTCGGCGGTGAGCTGGGTGTCGTAGTTCGTGGCGTCGTACTCCTTGAACTCGACCTTGATGTCGGGGTTCTGCGCGTGGAACGCGTCGGCGAGCTTCTGGAACTCGGGCGTGGAGCTGAGGGTCCACGCGCTCATCGACAGCGTGACCGGTCCGCCGGCGTCGGCCGGGTCGTCGGAGCCGCAGGCGGTGGCGACCAGCGAGAGGGCGGCGAGCGAGGCGGCGAGGACGGAGTACCTGCTGCGTTGCATGGTTCCTTCACTTCCTGAGAGAGCCACGGGCCGTGCGGTGGGGTGCGTTCGTCAGGCCGTCGCGACGCGGGTCCGCGCGCCGTCGGGCCATCGCGTGGTGACCCGGGTGGTGGACCCGTCGTGCCGGATTTCGACCTCGGGCCGCACCGCCCACGGTGCGGGGTCGCGGGTGAGCTCCACCAGGACCGCGAGCCACGTGCCGGTGGCGACCGGGTGGTGCAGCTGGGGGACCGAGGCGAGGGCGCCGAGAGGGCTGGCGTCGGCGCGCACCGCCACGCCCGTGCGCGTCGGGGTGCCGATCAGGGCGGTCAGGCTCGACCGGGTGCCGTCGTCGCCGAGAGCCAGGGCGCTGCGGGGTCCGGTCTCGCCGGTTCGCGCGCCGGTCACCGCCCAGCCGGACAGCCGCAGGAGGGTGGGCGTCCGGTCATCGGCCAGGTCGTCGACACGGACCAGCCGCACTTCCCACGGGCCGCGCACCAGCGAGTGCACTTGCAGCGTGCCCGCGTCCTGGTGGCGGCCGGTCCAGCCGGAGCCGTGGTCCTGCTGCGCCCG
This DNA window, taken from Saccharothrix variisporea, encodes the following:
- a CDS encoding TrmH family RNA methyltransferase — encoded protein: MSAVRVRTRAELRTARRRRAHSCWGHLIAAPLWPMHGSNLGTLLRTCDAVGACLAVPRLPWVPEALARGNTLRHRTCVHFTGDPVRWLARQRQDGLRVLGVELADEAVRLADLPAARGATVAVLGHERHGIPAEAVGLLDQAVEIPMVGHGTTLNVAVAGSLVLYKLAGLL
- a CDS encoding lytic polysaccharide monooxygenase auxiliary activity family 9 protein; this encodes MSAVFGACLSLLTTLLVVAFGAGNASAHGAVSDPPSRHYGCYFRWPNGPSQQMAAEDPMCYQAWQADPSAMYNWNGLLREGVAGNHQAAVPDGQLCSGGLTFNGRYAAMDKPGPWIAPPKPSRFTLNLNDTSSHGADYIRVYATKQGFDPKTQPLKWSDLELVGQTGKIPTGTRTPVEINAPGRSGHHVLFTVWQASHLDQSYYACSDVTFTEGGTTTTTTPTTTTTTSTTTTSTTTSTTTTSTTTTTKPPAGCSATFRVASQWNGGFQGEVRVTAGTAPISGWTVNWTFANGERINNSWSATLTTSGSTVTARNVDYNGSLGAGAGTTFGFVATGTAGTPTLTCSAT
- a CDS encoding substrate-binding domain-containing protein, translating into MSASDSSAMLPLERQAKVVELLRARGTMRVHDLADQLQVSPITVRRDLVLLAEQGLIRKVRGGATLIDVGASARGPAVPRHPAELTLGMVVPSLDYYWPDVIKGARGAATAENARLVLRGATYQADEELRQLDRLIESADVDGVLVAPTTTGERGEDLVRRLGELDLPVVLVERLPHDEHRDKLESVVSDHSRGAGLAVRHLADLGHRRIGVSTTVNSPTSVHVRHGWREECARLGLPVEGVPDFHTVDQRDPTWPGVVDDLLDACLDSGTTALVVHSDPEAISLVQRCRERGIDVPGGLSVVTYDDEVAELCDPPLTAVRPPKSAVGRAAAALLIAALRDPDPHRPAHRVVIEPRLIVRSSSSAPGEGEPARS
- a CDS encoding substrate-binding domain-containing protein, which codes for MIEDGVSSGVQALLPTERQARVVELVREHGTVRINDLADDLAVSTITVRRDIAQLAAKGLVKRVYGGATAVDHPPVGEREPVVVPATADVRRGFTVGMVVPSLNYYWPGVIRGVREAADEAGVRIVLRGATYEAVDERKQLATLIDSVGVDGLLVAPTTTGTGGEELVRWLRSTNLPVVLVERAATDPYRGAMESVVSDHALGAGLAVRHLAERGHRRIGIRANADSPTSRHVHRGWLAACTDLGLPVEGTPDVRAADRRDPGWAATLDGLLDDCLRTGTTALLVHSDPEAISLVERCRERGIKVPGDLAVVSYDDEVAELCDPPLTAVRPPKAAVGIAALNLLVSRLRHPDADRPVHRIVVEPQLIVRSSS
- a CDS encoding carbohydrate ABC transporter permease translates to MTASHTTLAPVPPTSVEPPPAATGPRRAKRLPVAGKVVGYTVLVVAAAALLLPFFWMLSSSLKTNSSIFAVPVSWLPDVPQWRNYAEIWRVSDMLVWLKNTIFLSAVVTVLQLFTGSFAAYGFAKTRFPGRNLLFLVYIGTIAVPWQAYMIPQFIMMSEIGLTNTPWSIVALQAFSAFGVFLMRQYYATIPDELCEAARVDGLSEYGIYFRIILPLSVPALASLTLLTFVTTWNDYLGPLIYLRDPDLWTIQLGLKSFVSEYNAEHALIMTGSVLSVAPVAVVFLLGQRYFVQGIATSGMKG
- a CDS encoding carbohydrate ABC transporter permease gives rise to the protein MSTTTVGGPRAGGADRARRWHRARRSLHGVSFVLPNFLGFGLLTLGPVVALFAISFTNWNVFGKAKWVGLDNFTRLLKDTSFHRALLNTLYYSALHIPLTFALSLGLALLLDRKLRGVAFFRTAAFFPYVTSIVAIAIAWNLLFSKDFGPINQVLGFFGVADPPGWTASSSWSMPAVIIVGVWREMGYYMLLFLAGLQTVPPELHEAARIDGANAWQRFRNVTLPCLRPTTFFVTVMLTIGSFKVFDLILVMTDGGPGQSTLVLSQYIYQKGLVENRFGYASAISVVLFALCMVVTAVQFAVNRRRNG
- a CDS encoding ABC transporter substrate-binding protein, which codes for MQRSRYSVLAASLAALSLVATACGSDDPADAGGPVTLSMSAWTLSSTPEFQKLADAFHAQNPDIKVEFKEYDATNYDTQLTADLAAGSAPDVYVLKNLKNFVTYQSGDQLLDVSDVASSLGSSANGLANYKAEGVTYAVPYRQDSWYLYYNKDLFAKAGVQPPAATWTWADYEKAAEGLAKGLKDSGSPAKAAYQHVWQSTVQGLALAQTQGADLISGDYGYLAPYYKRALQLQQSGAQVDYGTASTNTLQYQAQFGTQQAAMMVMGSWYVATLVAQQKSGAAQAFQWGFAPAPQRDASTKDKPVTFGDPTGLGINAAIDEAKIAAAKKFLAFAAGEGGAAALASIGVTPATLTDTVTGAYFGVAGVPTDELSRFAFTNHDTKAENPVSPHTAAVQNVLRETHSAIMSGSSPVEAALDEAGKRVRSEVLQSK